Proteins found in one Roseofilum capinflatum BLCC-M114 genomic segment:
- a CDS encoding nitrate reductase associated protein, with protein MSENQGNNLSFFKFETDFVQDLRCIPMQVRMKLDSCGVKLKLTHWYQLTLEEREGLMAAPCETLEEQQAYRQGLRELIFAKTGNFPKDLDIEPDPPWMDATAIARTVLEKAESVGVDLTLEQWARLTPAQRFALIKLSRPSHENHNFVPALREFQIVP; from the coding sequence ATGAGTGAGAATCAGGGCAACAACCTATCGTTTTTTAAGTTTGAAACCGATTTTGTGCAAGACCTGCGCTGTATTCCCATGCAGGTACGGATGAAACTCGATAGTTGTGGGGTGAAGCTGAAGTTAACCCATTGGTATCAATTGACGCTAGAGGAAAGAGAGGGGCTGATGGCTGCACCTTGTGAGACTCTGGAGGAGCAGCAGGCCTATCGGCAAGGGTTGCGAGAGTTGATTTTTGCCAAAACAGGAAACTTTCCCAAGGATCTCGATATTGAGCCAGATCCCCCTTGGATGGATGCAACGGCGATCGCCAGAACTGTACTGGAGAAGGCTGAGAGTGTGGGGGTTGATTTGACTCTGGAGCAATGGGCTAGGCTGACTCCAGCGCAACGTTTTGCTTTAATTAAACTCAGTCGTCCGAGTCACGAAAATCATAATTTTGTCCCCGCATTGCGGGAGTTTCAGATTGTGCCATGA